The Ferrimonas balearica DSM 9799 genome includes the window CCATTAATGTTGGCTTCCACGTCTTGATAAATGGTCGTCGCATCAGAAGCCCGTCCATACTCATCAAAGCTATGCGCACGGAAAGTTGCGGAACCACTAATCGTAATCGCCCCGTCCTGACACTGTTTAAACAACAAGTTTTTCTCGTTACCATTACTTCCACTGGTGATGGAAACATTACCACCGTCAATACAGAGAGCATCGGTTCCGCTTCCATGTTCGCTGTATCCAGGTCCGAGTTCGGGAGCCACCCAGAACAGCGAATTTAATGCTGTGCCAACGCTTTCCGGGGTGATCGACGCCCGGACGTCTGAGCCACTGAAATCCCCTTCTACCGAGAAATACTGGTTAAGTGGGTCACTATCAGATTCGCCATTGCCTCCACCGCAAGCAGCAAGAAACACTACGAGTGAAACGATCAAATACTTCATTATTTCATCCTTGAAACACACAACTTTTGATTCACCCAGAGAATACATTTTTGCAACGACCAAAATCAAAACATTTGGGGTTAGAGCAATATTGGTATCCATCTCACTCAGTGATATATGCTCAGCTTTCCTGCTCGGAAACATGAGCTGTACTGTGAACCCGTCAAATATTGGTTTTCCATGTCGCCCGGGGCGCACAAAAAACAATCAGCTCAGATCTATCAACCGGTAGCCACCATCCCAAACAACAAAGGGGGCCAATGGCCCCCTGTGACGGTCTTAGTGGTCGCTCAGTAACGCGAGCGACGCGGCGGGCGCGGTTCCCGGGGTTTGGCTTCGTTGACACGAATGTTGCGGCCGCTCAACGGCTGCTCATTCAACGCTTGGATGGCCTTGAGGCCCTCATCTGAATTGGGCATTTCGACAAAGCCGAACCCTTTGGAACGACCGGTCTCCCGGTCCATGATGACGTTGGCGCTCAGCACTTCACCGTGGGCAGCAAAGGCCGCCTGCAGGTCTTCTGAGGTGACGGAATAGGACAAATTACCGATGTAGATGTTCACGATTGCTTCTCTGACACTGAGGACTTGTCGTGCTCTCGCTGCGGTTCGGCCAAGTCCCACCGGCCCGCAACGGCCGGCGACGCGCCGGCGCATACCCCGTCACAGCAATGAGTGATTCGACCGCGCCCAGCGGACCGTCGTCACAGCCACCCAAACACTCTGGCGTTTTAATAGGCAATGTAAAGTTAAGCGCAGCTGCATGACAGGTCAAAGAAATCTCTGCAATCT containing:
- a CDS encoding RNA recognition motif domain-containing protein, encoding MNIYIGNLSYSVTSEDLQAAFAAHGEVLSANVIMDRETGRSKGFGFVEMPNSDEGLKAIQALNEQPLSGRNIRVNEAKPREPRPPRRSRY